Proteins encoded within one genomic window of uncultured Draconibacterium sp.:
- a CDS encoding Gfo/Idh/MocA family oxidoreductase, which yields MESSRRKFLKNVAAGTTGVVIANSAFGMSAKSYSRIQGANDRLQVVFMGCGRRVGAYYNMIQDKNNNVDLAYICDVMKSQREKVGKHLVGKVSGEAKLINDIREALADKKVDAVFNATPDHWHAPGAWMAMEAGKHVYLEKPGTQNPEEGEILIALQQKYNKLIQMGNQQRSSADTISIINDIHNGRIGETYKAVAFYSNHRNSVVVPKPAPIPQGLDWDLWQGPAPHEDYRYNIWDYNWHWYGWKWGTAESGNNGTHELDVARWALNVDYPEFVDVQAAKRHFKDDGWEMYDTMYASFRFANDKVIAWDGKSRNGHPTYGPERGTIVYGTDGTVYIDRGGYRVFDRNGKLVSDNKSDGAESGVALGGGGSMSDAHIRNFFDVIRGKTNELNSPIEMGAKSQMLTHYANIAYRIRKPFQVDTETGRIFDRDAMKLWGREYEKGWEPKM from the coding sequence ATGGAATCGAGCAGAAGAAAATTTTTGAAGAATGTGGCAGCGGGTACTACAGGAGTTGTTATTGCTAATTCGGCATTTGGTATGTCGGCAAAAAGCTATTCCCGAATTCAAGGAGCCAATGATCGTTTACAAGTAGTTTTTATGGGATGTGGCCGTAGGGTAGGTGCATATTACAACATGATACAAGATAAAAATAACAATGTTGACCTGGCATATATCTGTGATGTAATGAAATCGCAGCGCGAAAAAGTTGGAAAACATTTAGTAGGAAAAGTTAGCGGAGAGGCTAAATTGATAAATGATATTAGGGAGGCGCTGGCAGATAAAAAGGTAGATGCAGTATTTAACGCAACTCCTGACCACTGGCACGCTCCGGGAGCATGGATGGCAATGGAAGCCGGAAAGCATGTTTACCTAGAGAAACCCGGAACTCAAAATCCGGAAGAAGGAGAAATTCTAATTGCTCTTCAGCAGAAATACAACAAACTCATTCAGATGGGAAATCAGCAACGTTCTTCTGCTGATACCATTTCAATAATAAACGATATTCATAACGGCCGAATAGGTGAGACTTATAAGGCAGTAGCGTTTTATTCAAATCATAGAAACAGCGTTGTAGTTCCAAAACCAGCCCCTATCCCCCAGGGGTTGGATTGGGACTTATGGCAAGGACCGGCACCCCACGAGGATTACAGATACAATATCTGGGATTACAACTGGCATTGGTATGGCTGGAAGTGGGGAACTGCAGAATCGGGAAACAACGGAACTCATGAGTTAGATGTTGCCCGGTGGGCGCTAAATGTTGATTATCCGGAGTTTGTAGATGTACAGGCAGCAAAGCGTCACTTCAAAGATGATGGGTGGGAAATGTATGATACCATGTATGCTTCTTTCCGTTTTGCTAACGACAAGGTAATTGCTTGGGATGGAAAGAGTAGAAACGGTCATCCAACCTACGGCCCTGAAAGAGGAACTATTGTTTATGGTACAGATGGAACAGTGTACATCGATCGGGGAGGTTACCGTGTTTTCGACAGAAATGGAAAGTTGGTGTCTGATAATAAGTCAGATGGAGCTGAATCAGGAGTTGCACTTGGAGGTGGAGGTTCAATGTCTGACGCTCACATTCGTAATTTCTTTGATGTCATTCGTGGTAAAACAAACGAGCTAAACTCTCCTATTGAAATGGGAGCCAAGAGCCAAATGCTCACTCATTATGCAAACATCGCTTATCGTATTCGAAAACCTTTTCAGGTAGATACTGAAACCGGTCGGATTTTCGACCGGGATGCAATGAAACTTTGGGGACGAGAATATGAAAAAGGGTGGGAACCTAAAATGTAA